A single Cryptococcus deuterogattii R265 chromosome 2, complete sequence DNA region contains:
- a CDS encoding neutral amino acid transporter: protein MSQDPETIKTFDINVDDNSSTNKNAGLSRIVTALETEQVQVVDGVWGTLDESAPNYRSLGWIRASVLMIKVQIGLGILAIPAVLDTLGLIPAIFVIFGVAVATTWADYVVGKFKKNHPEVYTLADVGYIMWGPIGREVFGAVYWIQLTAVAGAGLLSVSVALNAMSGHGACTIIFVVVAAIINILISSIQTLDRISWIGWIGLGGIMSSVITLAIAVSVQDRPSTAPAIGDWSPDIILVGKPTFAAAIGALSNIIFSFAGAPNFFNIVAEMKRPQDYNKAVISCQTFVMATYLIVGCVVYHYCGQYIASPALGSAGVLMKKVCYGLAFPGLVVGCVLNTHLPAKYIFVRLMRNSKHLSANTIQHRVVWISCVVLNCTISFVIAEGIPIFNDLIGLIGALFATPNAIIFECIMYIWDVYYSADKYPSQRTWKQRSIQAFNVIVLVLSMFAMVAGTYAAAVIIRDDVASNATTKPFSCGDNSG from the exons ATGTCTCAAGATCCAGAAACTATCAAAACATTCGATATTAATGTGGATGACAACTCGAGTACCAACAAGAATGCTGGCCTTTCAAGAATAGTTACCGCTCTTGAGACAGAACAGGTACAGGTAGTAGATGGTGTCTGGGGTACCCTCGATGAATCTGCACCTAATTATAGAAGTCTTGGCTG GATAAGAGCCAGTGTTCTTATGATCAAAGTCCAAATTGGTCTAGGCATCCTTGCTATT CCAGCTGTCCTGGATACGTTAGGTCTCATCCCCGCTATCTTTGTCATATTTGGTGTTGCTGTTGCCACTACTT GGGCGGACTACGTTGTGGGCAAGTTCAAAAAGAATCATCCTGAAGTTTACACTCTGGCAGA TGTTGGCTATATCATGTGGGGTCCTATTGGACGAGAGGTATTTGGCGCCGTCTACTGG ATCCAACTTACCGCCGTTGCTGGGGCGGGCCTTCTCAGTGTATCTGTGGCTTTAAATGCAATGTCAGGTCATGGGGCCTGCACTATTATCTTTGTCGTTGTTGCGGCCATCATTAACATCCTTATTTCTTCCATTCAAACACTCGACAGAATCTCATGGATTGGATGGATAGGCCTTGGTGGTATTATGTCGTCTGTCATCACCCTTGCAATTGCCGTAAGCGTTCAAGACCGCCCCAGTACAGCTCCTGCCATTGGTGATTGGTCTCCCGACATAATCCTTGTCGGCAAGCCCAcctttgctgctgctatTGGCGCCCTATCCAACATCATTTTCTCCTTCGCTGGTGCtcccaacttcttcaataTCGTTGCTGAAATGAAGAGGCCCCAAGACTATAACAAAGCCGTCATTTCCTGTCAGACCTTTGTTATGGCCACGTACCTG ATCGTCGGCTGCGTTGTTTATCATTACTGTGGCCAATATATTGCATCTCCAGCTCTAGGATCAGCGGGTGTTCTTATGAAGAAGGTGTGTTACGGTCTAGCTTTTCCTGGCCTTGTGGTCGGATGCGTCCTGAATACACACCTTCCGGCCAAATACA TTTTTGTTCGCTTGATGAGGAACAGTAAGCATTTGAGTGCGAACACTATCCAACATCGAGTTGTTTGGAT TTCCTGCGTAGTACTCAATTGTACCATCTCATTTGTAATTGCCGAAGGCATTCCAATTTTCAACGACCTCATAGGTCTCATTGGAGCACTTTTCGCGACTCCTAATGCGAT CATCTTTGAGTGTATAATGTATATCTGGGATGTCTACTACAGCGCCGACAAGTATCCTAGCCAGCGTACTTGGAAACAGAGATCAATTCAAGCATTCAACGTCATTGTTTTGGTCCTCTCGATGTTTGCAATGGTTGCGGGGACTTACGCCGCCGCGGTCATCATACGAGACGACGTGGCATCTAACGCAACCACGAAGCCATTCTCATGTGGTGATAACTCGGGGTAG
- a CDS encoding phosphatidylglycerol/phosphatidylinositol transfer protein, which produces MKLAPLLIPFIAAAATANLAGNALSWAGQLVSGGRDALAPGDGPIKVMDSWSYVDCGLATDAVQLKSITVSPDPPVPGKNLTVNVKADVLETIEEGAYADVTVKLGLIKLLQKEFDVCEEARNANATVQCPVQPGPYSVSQTVELPQEIPKAKFSVLVRGYTVDDDDMLCLDLFVDFMKK; this is translated from the exons ATGAAGCTAGCGCCCCTCCTCATTCCCTTCATCGCCGCAGCAGCTACAGCAAACCTCGCTGGTAATGCCCTCTCCTGGGCCGGCCAGTTGGTCAGCGGTGGACGTGACGCCCTTGCCCCCGGTGATGGACCCATCAAGGTCATGGACTCTTGGAGCTATGTTGACTGCG GATTGGCCACTGACGCCGT CCAACTCAAATCAATCACGGTCTCTCCAGACCCTCCTGTCCCCGGAAAGAACCTCACTGTGAACGTCAAGGCCGATGTCCTCGAGACTATTGAG GAAGGCGCCTATGCCGACGTCACGGTCAAGCTAGGTCTGATCAAGCTACTGCAGAAGGAATTTGACGTCTGTGAAGAAGC CCGCAATGCGAACGCGACTGTCCAGTGTCCTGTCCAGCCTGGTCCTTATTCTGTTTCCCAGACCGTTGAACTTCCACAGGAAATCCCCAAGGCCAAGTTCTCCGTCCTGGTCAGGGGTTACACTGTTGACGACGATGACATGCTTTGCTTGGATCTCTTTGTTGATTTT atgaagaagtaa